The genomic stretch ACAAATGCCCAGCTTCACCACAGTAATAGCATACACCTAAACCAGCCCTGCACGGAGTATTCGGGTGGTACTTTCCACACCTCCTACAAGTTAAATCATTTGGTGGGGTCTGagcttgctttcctttgcctcTTCCCTGGCTGTTATTATTGTTGAATCTCTGGAAGTTATTCTGACCCAAATGTGGTTGTGGGGTGTAACCGCCTCGCTTAAAATCTTATCCTCTAAGGGCGAAGTTCCTTCCCTGATCTCTCCTAACAAAATTTCGCTGATCACTCTTATCTGATGTCGCCTTTCTCAGACAATCCTCAGCAACTCTACTTTTATTTACCAGTTCCGAAAATACTCTGATCTCCATTGGTGCAACGAAGCTTAGAATATCACTTCGAAGACCtccctcatacttaatacaTTTCCACTCAGCAAAATCTTCAGGCGCACCTTGACAGATGCGAGAAAAGCGACATAACTCCTCAAACCTGCTAGTATACTCAGTAACAGTCAACTGTCCCTCCTTTAACTGCATCAGTTCAAGTTTCTTGGCATTTCTGGCTGAATTAGGAAAGtatttcttatagaactctGTTCGGAAAAGCTCCCAAGGAATCACAATGCCATCTGGCTGCAAGATACGTCGTGTCCCCTGCCACCAATACTGAGCCTCACCCTACAACTGATAAGTTCCAAACTCAACCAATTGCTCCTCAGGAACCTGCTGAGTCTACAGTGCCCGTTCCATAGCCTGAATCCAATTGTCTGCATCAGTGGGATTTGAGGTTCCCTTGAAGGTCGGAGGGTGAACTTTCAGAAATGTAGCAAGTGTCATGGGACCGTCCTCATCATTATTGTTTCTGTAATTACCCTGGTTTATCTGATTACCCAATGCCTCGGCTGTCGCCTGCATAGCCACAGCCATATTTCCCAAGGAAGCCATGAAGTCTACTGGATAATTTCCTGCCGGGCCAGGAGTAACGGTGCCTATCCTACCTCTACCTCGCCCGCGACCGCGTCTGTGAGTCGACATCTGGTCCCTTCgcacaccaaacaagtgatattaagttgatcagtctcaatatcgcaagTCTAATGCT from Arachis stenosperma cultivar V10309 chromosome 9, arast.V10309.gnm1.PFL2, whole genome shotgun sequence encodes the following:
- the LOC130949936 gene encoding uncharacterized protein LOC130949936 — protein: MSTHRRGRGRGRGRIGTVTPGPAGNYPVDFMASLGNMAVAMQATAEALGNQINQGNYRNNNDEDGPMTLATFLKVHPPTFKGTSNPTDADNWIQAMERGTRRILQPDGIVIPWELFRTEFYKKYFPNSARNAKKLELMQLKEGQLTVTEYTSRFEELCRFSRICQGAPEDFAEWKCIKYEGGLRSDILSFVAPMEIRVFSELVNKSRVAEDCLRKATSDKSDQRNFVRRDQGRNFALRG